A genomic segment from uncultured Methanobrevibacter sp. encodes:
- a CDS encoding acetyltransferase, producing the protein METVKNPEDIKNLKENKVIGEITLEKSEIKFYGVNNIFYCDSGIKLKKSNINFVGNNSIVYLSYTDKDYVLEVYVRHDSTIFIGKNNELGAPFKINVQESQNLIIGEDNVIGNDVFVRTIDTYPIYDMNTKERINYSESVFIGDHVWIDHFTYISRGVKIGSGAIVGVRSFIHPYATVYSNTYVIGNPVVTVEKDVFFTKNFVGVFTAEDTEINSVYNTDLFIYDFVSNETLSMENIDKILKSLPVEDRLEFIQKLFVRNKRKNRFSIKKF; encoded by the coding sequence ATGGAGACAGTAAAAAATCCTGAAGATATAAAAAATTTAAAAGAAAATAAAGTAATTGGGGAAATTACATTAGAAAAGTCTGAAATAAAATTCTATGGTGTAAATAACATATTCTATTGTGATTCTGGCATTAAATTGAAGAAATCCAATATAAATTTTGTTGGAAACAATTCTATAGTTTATTTGTCTTACACTGATAAGGATTATGTTTTAGAGGTCTATGTGCGTCATGATTCAACTATTTTCATTGGAAAAAACAATGAATTAGGAGCTCCTTTTAAGATTAATGTTCAAGAATCCCAAAATCTAATTATTGGAGAGGATAATGTAATTGGAAATGATGTCTTTGTAAGAACAATAGACACTTATCCGATTTATGATATGAATACTAAAGAAAGAATTAATTACTCAGAAAGCGTCTTTATTGGAGATCATGTATGGATTGATCATTTCACTTATATTTCAAGAGGAGTTAAGATAGGTTCTGGAGCTATTGTAGGGGTTCGTAGTTTCATTCATCCATATGCTACTGTTTATTCAAACACTTATGTGATTGGAAACCCAGTTGTAACCGTTGAGAAAGACGTATTTTTCACAAAAAACTTTGTAGGGGTATTTACCGCTGAAGACACTGAAATCAATTCAGTGTATAATACAGATTTATTTATCTATGATTTTGTAAGCAATGAGACTTTATCAATGGAAAATATTGACAAAATACTTAAAAGTTTGCCTGTAGAGGATAGGTTAGAGTTTATTCAAAAACTATTTGTAAGAAACAAGCGTAAAAACAGGTTTTCAATTAAGAAGTTTTAG
- a CDS encoding ABC transporter ATP-binding protein, whose protein sequence is MSQRKNPKFRKSVDWDSVNNPKTYNRASNSPNFNANRIQDKRIKAKLELMNRYNMTEEEAEFTLRKLEMKVREERKKGNDTPKVKRFIEENDDEDVIVPIHVENKKKEALKKPIAKPALKNKEMVKKEVSEPIQLIQNQKYVNSKIKNNQSTNYNNEIINEVQVKKPKPNVDSLISDLIQDTNKELSIEVKNISLSFEVGNDKIDNLKEYVIRSIKRNKEKRTHFQALKDINFKIYKGEKVGIIGYNGAGKSTLLNVITGIYPPESGEVITYGRISPLLALGAGFDHNYSGRENIYLNGAILGYDKKFLESKYDEIVEFSELEEFIDFPVKNYSSGMLAKLGFSIATIVEPDILIIDEVLGVGDVNFQKKSSDKIRSLMDKGTTVLLVSHSIPQIRQLCDKAIWIDQGRIVEIGEVNEVCNHYLKDAEKATKEQLKDIRFR, encoded by the coding sequence ATGAGTCAAAGAAAAAATCCAAAATTCAGAAAATCAGTGGACTGGGATTCTGTTAATAATCCAAAAACATACAATAGAGCTTCAAATAGTCCAAATTTTAATGCAAATAGAATTCAAGATAAGAGAATTAAAGCTAAGCTTGAATTAATGAATAGATACAATATGACTGAAGAAGAAGCTGAATTTACATTAAGAAAACTTGAGATGAAAGTAAGAGAAGAAAGAAAAAAAGGAAATGATACTCCTAAAGTTAAAAGATTTATAGAAGAAAATGATGATGAGGATGTAATAGTTCCTATTCATGTTGAAAATAAGAAAAAAGAAGCTTTAAAAAAACCTATTGCCAAACCTGCATTAAAAAATAAAGAAATGGTGAAAAAAGAAGTTTCAGAACCTATTCAACTAATTCAAAATCAAAAATATGTTAATTCTAAAATTAAAAATAATCAATCTACTAATTATAACAATGAAATAATTAATGAAGTTCAAGTTAAAAAACCAAAACCTAATGTTGACTCACTCATTTCAGATCTAATTCAGGATACCAATAAGGAATTGTCTATAGAAGTTAAAAACATATCTTTAAGTTTTGAAGTGGGAAATGATAAAATCGATAATCTTAAAGAGTATGTTATCCGTTCAATAAAACGTAATAAGGAAAAAAGAACTCACTTCCAAGCTTTAAAAGATATTAATTTTAAAATTTATAAAGGGGAAAAGGTGGGCATCATAGGTTATAATGGTGCTGGAAAAAGCACTCTTTTAAATGTAATTACAGGTATTTATCCTCCTGAAAGTGGGGAAGTTATAACTTATGGAAGAATATCCCCTCTCCTTGCTTTAGGGGCAGGCTTTGATCATAATTATTCTGGACGTGAAAACATCTACTTGAATGGGGCTATTTTAGGTTATGATAAAAAGTTCCTTGAATCAAAATATGATGAAATAGTAGAATTTTCGGAACTTGAGGAATTCATTGATTTTCCTGTAAAGAACTATTCTTCTGGTATGCTTGCGAAATTAGGATTCTCAATAGCTACCATTGTAGAGCCAGATATATTGATTATTGATGAGGTTCTTGGTGTTGGAGATGTAAACTTCCAAAAAAAGAGCAGTGATAAGATCAGATCTTTAATGGATAAAGGTACTACAGTTCTACTTGTTTCTCATTCAATTCCGCAGATAAGACAATTATGTGACAAAGCAATTTGGATAGATCAGGGAAGGATAGTTGAAATTGGAGAAGTGAATGAAGTATGTAATCATTACCTTAAAGATGCTGAAAAGGCAACTAAGGAACAATTGAAAGATATTAGATTTAGATAA
- a CDS encoding CDP-glycerol:glycerophosphate glycerophosphotransferase, with protein sequence MNEKSNYQFKFSIIMAVYNVEKYLNEAIDSIINQTIGFEENVQLILVDDGSIDKSKDIAKAYAEKYPNNILFLSKENGGQASARNLGLKYAKGKYLNFLDSDDYISKNTLEEVYKFFEKHTEEIDILTIPMILFERAEGPHRLNNKFDKGNRIIDLLEEPNNPLLSSSSSFIKAESFKGYEFDEDLVNLEDALIINKILLDKKRYGVIDTCNYYYRQRSIRGSTVDKVKAKKGYFTDRLADFYENIIDYSISLEGKVPNFIQYLMAYDLQWLLKVPNLKVFDTKEEIQEFWEHLYFVIHHIEKDVVIGNENIEEDSKSFFVFLMNNDNLNNFTNKEYVELDKNNNIIKKTNDYIIDTINIHRIWLDVIEIKNNALSISGMFISNFNDEDYSIKVLKKTDNNIEEFICRKVNYNTPERKTRKYLGYEWKYITNFDVEIPLTIGEESDLEFIIDYDDGTNSSSFEALIGTNHSLSLSEYSAFLPKEPFIVLYKDLRLHIVKHSYLSMLRYEYSNIKRALRLKPKFYRSSLTNKLIYYIKYPFMKNKRIWIFSDRPQFADDNAKHLFKYAINQNDDVKKYFVVNEDSPSFKEMKDDYGSSILPFASLKHKILYLFAEKAISSFTNEDFVNPFFEHDNRDLYAGLFTCERLFLQHGVTKDDISKFVKKYNNNLSLIVTVSDLERESFLDEGYNYDENIIQVLGFPRFDNLTDSDDNKQILFMPTWRLQFDSDESFVNSDYFNSLEGLLNNGKLHKLLNKHGYKLVFKPHAELMRYIDLIDICEDVYLSLDDSYQDLFRDSSLLITDYSSVFFDFAYLKKPVIYYQSDDDYHYDDGYFDYESMGFGEVLNDEENLIKRIEEYLENECIMEEKFKENVDSFFKFIDGNNCKRVYKWILEH encoded by the coding sequence ATGAATGAGAAATCAAACTACCAATTCAAATTTTCAATTATCATGGCTGTTTATAATGTTGAGAAATATTTGAATGAAGCCATTGATTCAATCATCAATCAAACAATTGGATTCGAGGAAAATGTCCAATTGATCCTTGTTGATGATGGCAGTATTGACAAATCTAAAGACATTGCTAAAGCTTACGCAGAAAAATACCCTAATAATATTCTTTTTTTATCAAAGGAAAATGGCGGGCAGGCAAGTGCACGTAATCTTGGCCTAAAATATGCCAAAGGAAAATATTTGAACTTCCTAGACAGTGATGATTACATTTCCAAAAATACTCTCGAGGAAGTCTATAAGTTCTTTGAAAAGCATACTGAAGAAATTGACATTTTAACCATTCCTATGATTCTTTTTGAAAGGGCTGAAGGCCCTCATCGTTTGAACAATAAGTTTGATAAGGGAAACAGAATCATCGATTTATTGGAGGAACCTAATAATCCGCTTTTATCCTCTTCATCCTCTTTCATTAAAGCAGAATCCTTTAAGGGTTATGAATTTGATGAAGATCTTGTAAACCTTGAAGATGCCTTGATAATAAATAAGATATTGTTGGATAAGAAAAGATATGGTGTTATAGATACCTGCAATTACTATTATAGGCAAAGGAGCATTAGAGGTTCTACAGTAGATAAGGTAAAAGCAAAGAAAGGATATTTCACTGACAGGCTGGCTGATTTTTATGAAAACATCATAGATTATTCCATTTCTCTTGAGGGAAAGGTCCCCAATTTTATCCAATATCTGATGGCTTATGATCTTCAATGGCTATTGAAAGTGCCTAATCTGAAGGTTTTTGACACTAAAGAAGAAATACAAGAGTTCTGGGAACATTTATATTTTGTAATTCATCATATTGAAAAGGATGTTGTCATAGGCAATGAAAACATAGAAGAAGATTCTAAATCCTTTTTTGTCTTTTTAATGAATAATGATAACTTAAATAATTTTACTAATAAGGAATACGTTGAATTAGACAAAAATAACAATATAATTAAGAAAACCAACGATTATATCATTGATACAATTAATATCCATAGAATATGGTTGGATGTAATTGAAATTAAGAACAATGCATTAAGCATTTCTGGAATGTTCATATCCAATTTCAATGATGAGGATTACTCCATTAAGGTTTTAAAGAAAACAGATAACAATATTGAGGAGTTCATCTGCAGAAAGGTCAATTACAACACTCCTGAGAGAAAGACCAGAAAATACCTTGGCTATGAATGGAAATATATAACTAATTTTGATGTTGAAATCCCTCTAACAATAGGAGAAGAGAGTGATTTGGAATTCATAATCGATTATGATGACGGAACAAATTCAAGTTCATTTGAAGCCTTGATTGGAACCAATCATAGTCTGAGCTTATCTGAATATAGTGCATTTCTCCCTAAAGAACCATTCATTGTTTTATATAAGGACTTAAGATTGCATATTGTAAAGCATAGTTATCTATCTATGTTAAGATATGAATACAGCAACATTAAAAGGGCTTTAAGACTTAAGCCTAAATTCTATAGGTCTTCTCTAACAAATAAGTTAATTTATTATATCAAATATCCATTTATGAAGAATAAAAGAATATGGATATTTTCGGATCGCCCTCAATTTGCAGATGACAATGCTAAACATCTATTCAAATATGCAATCAATCAAAATGATGATGTTAAAAAGTATTTTGTTGTAAATGAGGATAGCCCAAGCTTTAAGGAGATGAAAGATGATTATGGCAGTTCAATTCTTCCATTTGCTAGCTTAAAGCATAAGATACTGTATCTCTTTGCTGAAAAGGCAATTAGTTCCTTTACCAATGAGGATTTTGTAAATCCTTTCTTTGAACATGATAACAGGGATCTGTATGCAGGTCTCTTCACATGCGAAAGACTCTTCTTGCAGCATGGAGTTACAAAGGATGACATCTCCAAGTTTGTAAAGAAATACAATAACAACCTTTCTCTTATTGTAACAGTTTCAGATTTGGAAAGGGAATCCTTCCTTGATGAAGGATACAATTATGATGAGAATATTATCCAAGTTCTTGGCTTCCCAAGATTTGACAATTTAACTGATAGTGATGACAATAAACAGATACTATTTATGCCGACCTGGAGGCTCCAATTTGACAGCGATGAGTCCTTTGTCAATTCGGATTATTTTAATTCATTAGAGGGTTTATTAAATAATGGGAAATTGCATAAGTTGTTGAATAAACATGGCTATAAGTTAGTATTCAAGCCACATGCTGAATTGATGAGATACATTGACTTGATAGATATATGTGAGGATGTATATTTGTCATTAGATGACTCTTATCAGGATCTTTTTAGAGATTCATCTCTTCTTATTACGGATTATTCATCTGTATTCTTTGACTTCGCATATCTTAAGAAGCCTGTGATCTATTACCAGAGTGATGATGATTATCATTATGATGATGGATATTTCGATTATGAATCCATGGGATTCGGGGAAGTATTAAATGATGAAGAAAATTTAATTAAAAGGATAGAAGAGTATTTGGAAAATGAGTGTATAATGGAAGAAAAATTTAAAGAAAATGTAGATTCTTTCTTTAAGTTTATTGATGGGAATAATTGTAAAAGAGTTTATAAATGGATTTTAGAGCATTGA
- a CDS encoding DUF6270 domain-containing protein, with translation MVSKFTVFGSCTCRDVFYSEINKNYKDFFEIGPTGIRLSFISIMQEPVKFDEKDIDIFPKTGKNINFTAWIKKDFKKTFLEDLKRERFEYLLMDTYYDTNFGIVDIGNNSYVTNNIRLDETAFYEKLEHKRVLTIYDNTEEYFEIWKRHCDMFFDFLKENCPDTKIILNPSRHVYRKMDEDGSIIESDRFKRECKKFNQYRDLLDEYIIKNFDVDVLYFDEDTVASENHFWGCSSLHYAPQYFEGINDQLNLIIERDKSNDETANEELRKEKREKLLAIIEERKEERKRKAAKDREKQLLRKVKNKIQTNRRSHTRKLVEDSTKRVEIEKQVNIEKVEK, from the coding sequence ATGGTTAGCAAATTTACAGTATTTGGTTCATGCACCTGTAGAGATGTCTTTTATAGTGAAATAAACAAAAACTATAAAGATTTCTTTGAAATTGGACCTACAGGCATTAGGTTATCCTTTATAAGCATAATGCAAGAACCAGTGAAATTTGATGAAAAGGATATAGACATATTTCCAAAAACTGGAAAAAATATTAATTTTACAGCTTGGATAAAGAAAGATTTCAAAAAAACATTCCTTGAAGATTTAAAAAGAGAAAGGTTTGAATATCTTTTAATGGACACTTATTATGATACTAATTTTGGAATAGTCGATATTGGAAACAACAGTTATGTTACAAACAATATTCGTTTAGATGAAACTGCTTTTTATGAAAAGCTGGAACATAAAAGAGTCTTAACTATCTATGACAATACAGAAGAGTACTTTGAAATATGGAAAAGACATTGCGATATGTTTTTTGACTTCTTAAAGGAAAACTGTCCTGATACTAAAATAATCTTAAACCCTAGTAGACATGTCTATCGCAAAATGGATGAAGATGGTTCAATTATAGAATCTGATAGATTTAAACGTGAATGCAAAAAATTCAATCAATACAGAGACCTTCTTGATGAATACATTATCAAAAACTTTGATGTGGATGTCTTATATTTTGATGAGGATACAGTAGCCAGTGAAAACCATTTCTGGGGATGTTCCTCCCTTCATTATGCACCACAATACTTTGAAGGAATAAACGACCAATTGAATCTGATCATTGAACGGGACAAAAGCAATGATGAAACAGCCAATGAAGAACTGAGAAAAGAAAAAAGAGAAAAACTATTGGCCATAATCGAAGAAAGAAAAGAAGAAAGAAAAAGAAAGGCTGCTAAAGATAGAGAAAAACAGCTTTTAAGAAAAGTTAAAAACAAGATCCAAACCAATAGAAGAAGTCATACAAGAAAATTAGTGGAAGACTCTACAAAACGTGTTGAAATAGAAAAGCAAGTCAATATAGAAAAAGTGGAAAAATAA
- a CDS encoding ABC transporter permease, whose amino-acid sequence MSLVNDNTLFLLEEIVKKNFAAKYKGSVLGILWSVLKPLLIMILLTIIFSNLFGGSIDNYPVYFLSGKCIFDFFTAATNVSMMSLKGNINILKRTAAPKFVFTLGGVISEFINFIITLIILIGVMIVTKAPFHLFTSIIAIFPIISLIMMIIGTGLILAVLCVYFSDIQHLWGVITLMLMYASAIFYPMNIIPEPFHSYMILNPVFWVIDQFRLLVLWGTIPSRMNMINLVLLSAIILVLGVIVFKRYEKKLTLKF is encoded by the coding sequence ATGAGTTTGGTTAATGATAATACTCTTTTTTTATTAGAGGAAATAGTTAAAAAGAACTTTGCAGCAAAATATAAAGGATCAGTATTAGGAATTTTATGGAGTGTTTTAAAACCATTGCTTATAATGATTTTATTAACAATCATATTTTCTAATTTATTTGGTGGTAGCATTGACAATTATCCTGTTTATTTCTTATCTGGGAAATGTATTTTTGATTTTTTCACTGCTGCAACTAATGTATCAATGATGTCTTTAAAGGGAAATATTAATATTTTAAAAAGAACCGCTGCTCCAAAATTTGTATTCACATTAGGAGGGGTTATCTCCGAATTTATTAATTTCATTATCACATTAATAATTTTGATTGGTGTTATGATTGTTACAAAAGCGCCATTCCATTTATTTACATCTATCATTGCAATCTTCCCTATAATATCTTTAATCATGATGATTATTGGTACTGGTTTGATATTGGCAGTTTTATGTGTATATTTCTCAGATATTCAACATTTATGGGGAGTAATCACCTTAATGTTAATGTATGCTTCTGCGATATTTTATCCAATGAATATTATTCCGGAGCCATTCCATAGTTATATGATATTGAATCCTGTATTCTGGGTGATTGATCAATTTAGGCTTCTTGTGCTTTGGGGAACCATTCCAAGCCGGATGAATATGATAAATTTAGTTCTTCTTTCTGCAATTATATTAGTACTTGGAGTAATTGTATTTAAGAGATATGAGAAAAAACTTACATTAAAATTCTAA